CACCGCGAGCAAACCGGCCCTTGCGAGCGGCCGACCTGAATTGGACGTTCCGGCGAATCTTCATCGCTCTCGTCGTGGCAGCCGATCGTTGCCGCATGGCAGCTCGGCGCTGGCTGGATCGAGGCCTTCAACCGAGCGCCACTCTGATCGGGGGCAGTAGGGACGTCACTGGTAGCGGACCCCGCTCAACTCGATCCAGCCTCCCTCGTGCGTGTGCGCGGGATCGTGGTGGGTGAAATGGATCAGCCCGCCCTGGTCGTTCCACACGTACTCACCGTGAACCAACACGTCGGTACCTTGAAGGACCGGGGCGCGCTGTCCGACCGTCAGGTTGTTGTCCACGAGGACGGTTTGCGTCGAACCCGCGAGGCGAATGATGAAACGCTGATGCACGCCGGACGGACCGCTGTCGTCCGCGAGAACGCGCGTCACGACACCCTGGGCGGTGACCTCGACGGTCGAGCGTTTCTCGGCGTAATCGCGCTCGACTGCGGCGTTGTTGGGCGTTGCCGCAGGCATGCACGCCGGCGCGAGGAGCAGAAGGAGCAGGGCCGCTCTCATCGAGACCGGCCGCCGTCGATCGTGAGGACAACGCTCATGAGTCGGCCTTCCCTCTCATGCACCGATCCCAGTCTGGCGGTTCGTCCCTACCATCGGTCCATGACCGCTCTCGAGGTCGCCCGGGGATTCATCAACGCCGTGCGCGAGCGTGACGCGGATGTTGCCGCCGAGCTTTGTTCGGAGACCGTCGAAGTCCTTCTGCCTGGCGCGGACGAGCCTCTGCGCGGCAGGGAAGGTGTGCGGCAGATGATCCGCATGGCGCCGCAGTTCCTTCAGAGCATGCGCGACGAGGAAGAGCGCGACGGCGAGGTGCGTATCACCACTTTGACCCGCGCCCCCGGCGTGTTCGCGAACTACACGACGTGGGTCTTCGTCATGACCGGCGGGAAGATCGACCGTCTGTCCTTCGAGCTGCGCGGCGCGAACTGATGCGGCCGCATCGCTAGTTCCGCTCGCGGCTCCCGGCCAGCTGCGCTTCTCTTTCGACATCGCTCACCGGCCGCGCCTGCAGGTTGCCGTGCTGCGGAACCGCGCTCCGGGTCGCCGCGGCCACGACCGCGGACGTTGCGCAAGGCCGTGCGCGGGTGCAGAGTCTCGCCCGGCACCCTGGGGAGGAAGGTCATGGCAGCCACACAGGTCGTCACCACTCGTGCGCGCACGCGGATCATTTCCGAGACCGCGCTTCTCTTCGCGACGCTCGCCGCCTACGCGCTGTGGCAGCTCGGTGGGCAGATCG
This Candidatus Limnocylindria bacterium DNA region includes the following protein-coding sequences:
- a CDS encoding nuclear transport factor 2 family protein — its product is MTALEVARGFINAVRERDADVAAELCSETVEVLLPGADEPLRGREGVRQMIRMAPQFLQSMRDEEERDGEVRITTLTRAPGVFANYTTWVFVMTGGKIDRLSFELRGAN
- a CDS encoding DUF3465 domain-containing protein, with the protein product MRAALLLLLLAPACMPAATPNNAAVERDYAEKRSTVEVTAQGVVTRVLADDSGPSGVHQRFIIRLAGSTQTVLVDNNLTVGQRAPVLQGTDVLVHGEYVWNDQGGLIHFTHHDPAHTHEGGWIELSGVRYQ